Proteins from one Burkholderiaceae bacterium DAT-1 genomic window:
- a CDS encoding VOC family protein, producing the protein MMAYVLVGTNDLSRAVSFYEALFDGLDAKRVWESDRGIAWSNSPSAPGLGVILPFNEEPATVGNGSMVALHMPSREWVDKLHAKALALGGTDEGAPGERGPGFYAGYFRDLDGNKLNAVCFG; encoded by the coding sequence ATGATGGCGTATGTTTTGGTGGGCACTAACGACTTGTCGCGTGCTGTATCGTTCTATGAAGCCTTGTTTGACGGGCTCGATGCCAAGCGTGTCTGGGAATCGGATCGCGGCATTGCCTGGAGCAACAGCCCATCTGCGCCCGGTCTCGGTGTGATCCTGCCCTTCAACGAAGAGCCGGCTACCGTAGGCAATGGCAGCATGGTGGCGCTGCATATGCCCTCGCGCGAGTGGGTCGACAAGCTGCACGCCAAGGCGCTCGCACTCGGCGGCACTGACGAAGGTGCACCCGGCGAGCGTGGCCCCGGCTTCTACGCTGGCTATTTCCGCGATCTCGACGGCAACAAGCTCAACGCTGTGTGCTTCGGCTGA